A DNA window from Myxococcales bacterium contains the following coding sequences:
- a CDS encoding DUF2892 domain-containing protein, with protein MPQNVGTGDRIVRTVVGLGLAGAGIYGLTGGDWSTTTSGVLLGVSAVPLATAATGYCPLYQLVGIDRSF; from the coding sequence TTGCCCCAGAACGTCGGCACCGGCGACCGCATCGTGCGCACCGTGGTCGGCCTCGGCCTCGCGGGCGCCGGCATCTACGGCCTGACCGGGGGCGACTGGAGCACCACGACCAGCGGCGTGCTGCTGGGCGTGTCGGCCGTGCCGCTCGCGACCGCCGCCACCGGCTACTGCCCGCTGTACCAGCTGGTCGGCATCGATCGCTCCTTCTGA
- a CDS encoding DUF2892 domain-containing protein produces MPRNVGTGDRIVRTVVGLGLAGAGIYGLTGGDWSTTTSGVLLGVSAVPLATAATGYCPLYQLVGIDRSF; encoded by the coding sequence CTGCCCCGGAACGTCGGCACCGGCGACCGCATCGTGCGCACCGTGGTCGGCCTCGGCCTCGCGGGCGCCGGCATCTACGGCCTGACCGGGGGCGACTGGAGCACCACGACCAGCGGCGTGCTGCTGGGCGTGTCGGCCGTGCCGCTCGCGACCGCCGCCACCGGTTACTGCCCGCTGTACCAGCTGGTCGGCATCGATCGCTCCTTCTGA
- a CDS encoding heavy-metal-associated domain-containing protein, translating into MCGNQACGGSCGGAAGVAAAPVAATTPADAQWTALHVAGMHCGGCARRVKTALAQVDGVLGVEVDLAKAEVRVATARGGDARALASAPITGLGYQVLAN; encoded by the coding sequence ATGTGCGGCAACCAGGCCTGCGGCGGGAGCTGCGGCGGCGCCGCCGGCGTCGCGGCCGCGCCGGTCGCCGCGACCACCCCCGCCGACGCGCAGTGGACCGCGCTCCACGTCGCCGGCATGCACTGCGGTGGCTGCGCGCGCCGGGTCAAGACCGCGCTCGCCCAGGTCGACGGCGTCCTCGGCGTCGAGGTCGATCTGGCCAAGGCCGAGGTCCGGGTGGCGACCGCGCGCGGCGGCGACGCCCGGGCGCTGGCCAGCGCGCCGATCACCGGCCTCGGCTACCAGGTGCTGGCCAACTGA
- a CDS encoding redoxin domain-containing protein, translating into MALTVGTLAPSFTLPSSDGGTQSLAALRGSLVVLYFYPRDNTPGCTIEAEAFRDAAPALAKLGARVLGVSKDSIASHCKFRDKFKLNFPLLSDADGAVLSAYGAWGQKVMYGKAMLGIIRSTVLIGADGRVLQHWPKVSVKGHAEAVLAAVRAAAGAGPAPAKQPAAAKQPAATKQPAATKQPAAAKQPAATKQPAATKQPAATKQPAAAKQPAATKQPAATKQPAATKQPAATKQPAAKARPAR; encoded by the coding sequence ATGGCCCTCACCGTCGGCACGCTCGCTCCCTCGTTCACCCTGCCGTCGTCGGACGGCGGCACCCAGTCCCTCGCCGCGCTGCGCGGCTCGCTGGTCGTGCTGTACTTCTATCCGCGCGACAACACCCCCGGCTGCACGATCGAGGCCGAGGCGTTCCGCGACGCCGCGCCGGCGCTGGCCAAGCTCGGCGCCCGCGTGCTCGGCGTCAGCAAGGACTCGATCGCCTCGCACTGCAAGTTCCGCGACAAGTTCAAGCTCAACTTCCCGCTGCTCAGCGACGCCGACGGCGCGGTGCTCAGCGCGTACGGCGCGTGGGGTCAGAAGGTGATGTACGGCAAGGCGATGCTCGGCATCATCCGCTCGACGGTGCTGATCGGCGCCGACGGCCGCGTCCTCCAGCACTGGCCCAAGGTGTCGGTGAAGGGCCACGCCGAGGCGGTCCTGGCGGCGGTGCGCGCCGCGGCCGGCGCGGGGCCGGCGCCCGCCAAGCAGCCCGCCGCCGCCAAGCAGCCCGCCGCGACCAAGCAGCCCGCCGCGACCAAGCAGCCCGCCGCCGCCAAGCAGCCCGCCGCGACCAAGCAGCCCGCCGCGACCAAGCAGCCCGCCGCGACCAAGCAGCCCGCCGCCGCCAAGCAGCCCGCCGCGACCAAGCAGCCCGCCGCGACCAAGCAGCCCGCCGCGACCAAGCAGCCCGCCGCGACCAAGCAGCCCGCCGCCAAGGCCCGGCCCGCGCGATGA
- a CDS encoding AgmX/PglI C-terminal domain-containing protein, with protein sequence MRALIAVALIALAPAPAAAHPDADVIRRVIRVHRGELQRCYEGALMRHRGADRVQVMIAFTIVARGVVADTRVRSSSLDDATFTTCLVDQVATWRFPDPPKGGTISVSYPFRFAR encoded by the coding sequence GTGCGCGCCCTGATCGCCGTGGCCCTGATCGCGCTGGCGCCCGCGCCGGCGGCGGCGCACCCCGACGCCGACGTGATCCGCCGGGTCATCCGGGTGCACCGCGGCGAGCTGCAGCGCTGCTACGAAGGGGCGCTGATGCGCCACCGCGGCGCCGATCGCGTCCAGGTCATGATCGCGTTCACGATCGTCGCGCGGGGCGTGGTGGCCGACACCCGGGTGCGGTCGTCGTCGCTGGATGACGCGACCTTCACCACGTGCCTGGTCGACCAGGTCGCGACCTGGCGGTTCCCGGATCCGCCGAAGGGCGGGACGATCTCGGTCAGCTATCCCTTCCGCTTCGCGCGCTGA